A genomic segment from Dermatobacter hominis encodes:
- a CDS encoding alkaline phosphatase PhoX, translating into MGVERVSRRSVLRWSGAAGMLAVSTVVLDACSPPGTEAGADANGLVLLPGFTSRVIARATETVAGTGFTYRGFPDGAATFVDQEVPGGWYLVTNHEIPGSGGVSSIRFAPDGTITDAFSICHDTTLNCAGGATPWGTWLTCEEYDLGRVYECDPTGQTSAVQRWQMGAFAHEAAAVAPDGRVYLTEDRPDGGFYRFTPDTPGDLATGLLEIATGDAAPGPITWVQVPDVSSSNVLSRRQVPGTMTFDGGEGIDVLGDQVLFTTKGDRRIWRYDPTTSEVSIRYQASPQGEGTMDAVDNLWVDDASSNVFVAEDGGNMEVVMLRPDDTAVAVARVVGQETSEIAGPCFSPDGQRLYFSSQRAPVGVLNAPFGMTYEVTGPWDELLGRP; encoded by the coding sequence ATGGGGGTCGAGCGGGTCAGTCGGCGGTCGGTGCTGCGGTGGTCGGGTGCGGCAGGGATGCTCGCGGTCAGCACCGTCGTGCTCGACGCGTGCAGCCCACCCGGGACCGAGGCGGGCGCGGACGCCAACGGTCTGGTCCTGCTGCCGGGGTTCACCAGCCGGGTGATCGCCCGGGCGACCGAGACCGTGGCCGGCACCGGCTTCACCTACCGGGGCTTCCCCGACGGTGCCGCGACGTTCGTCGACCAGGAGGTCCCCGGCGGCTGGTACCTGGTGACCAACCACGAGATCCCGGGCTCGGGCGGCGTGTCCAGCATCCGCTTCGCGCCCGACGGCACGATCACCGACGCCTTCTCCATCTGCCACGACACGACCCTGAACTGCGCCGGCGGCGCCACGCCGTGGGGCACCTGGCTGACGTGCGAGGAGTACGACCTCGGGCGCGTCTACGAGTGCGACCCGACCGGGCAGACCAGTGCCGTCCAGCGCTGGCAGATGGGCGCCTTCGCCCACGAGGCCGCCGCGGTGGCGCCCGACGGGCGCGTGTACCTCACCGAGGACCGCCCCGACGGCGGCTTCTACCGGTTCACCCCCGACACGCCCGGCGACCTGGCGACCGGCCTCCTCGAGATCGCGACCGGCGACGCCGCCCCCGGCCCCATCACCTGGGTCCAGGTCCCCGACGTGTCGTCGTCGAACGTGCTGAGCCGGCGCCAGGTGCCCGGCACGATGACCTTCGACGGCGGCGAGGGCATCGACGTCCTGGGCGACCAGGTGCTGTTCACCACCAAGGGCGACCGTCGCATCTGGCGCTACGACCCGACGACGTCCGAGGTCAGCATCCGCTACCAGGCGTCGCCGCAGGGCGAGGGCACGATGGACGCCGTCGACAACCTGTGGGTCGACGACGCGTCGTCCAACGTGTTCGTCGCCGAGGACGGCGGGAACATGGAGGTCGTCATGCTGCGCCCCGACGACACGGCGGTGGCGGTCGCCCGGGTCGTCGGCCAGGAGACCTCCGAGATCGCGGGGCCCTGCTTCAGCCCCGACGGTCAGCGCCTCTACTTCAGCTCCCAGCGTGCGCCGGTCGGGGTGCTCAACGCCCCGTTCGGGATGACCTACGAGGTCACCGGGCCCTGGGACGAGCTGCTCGGCCGGCCCTGA
- a CDS encoding alpha/beta fold hydrolase: MSFITARDGAQIFYKDWGTGRPVVLSHGWPLSADSWEAQQLFLASNGCRAIAHDRRGHGRSTQTWDGNDMDTYASDLDALLEALDLWDVTLVGFSTGGGEVVRYIGNYGTARVAKLVLVSAVPPFMVRSDDNPDGVPIDVFDGIRASSLADRSQTYRDLADGPFFGNNRPGADVSEGIRRAFWLQGMQSGARNAYECIAAFSATDFRGDLAKVDVPALVVHGDDDQVVPFEVGGQRSAAAIADSTLLVYPGAPHGVTDTHRDRLNADLLAFLQLP; encoded by the coding sequence GTGAGCTTCATCACGGCACGCGACGGAGCACAGATCTTCTACAAGGACTGGGGCACCGGACGCCCGGTGGTGCTCAGCCACGGATGGCCGCTGAGCGCCGACAGCTGGGAGGCGCAGCAGCTGTTCCTGGCGTCGAACGGGTGCCGAGCGATCGCCCACGATCGGCGTGGCCACGGCCGGTCGACCCAGACCTGGGACGGCAACGACATGGACACGTACGCCTCGGACCTCGACGCGCTGCTGGAGGCGCTCGACCTGTGGGACGTGACGCTGGTCGGGTTCTCGACGGGTGGGGGTGAGGTCGTCCGCTACATCGGGAACTACGGCACCGCTCGGGTCGCCAAGCTCGTGCTGGTCTCGGCGGTGCCACCGTTCATGGTCCGCAGCGACGACAACCCGGACGGCGTGCCGATCGACGTCTTCGACGGGATCCGCGCGTCGTCGCTGGCCGACCGGTCGCAGACGTACCGCGACCTCGCGGACGGCCCGTTCTTCGGGAACAACCGGCCGGGGGCGGACGTCTCCGAGGGGATCCGGCGGGCGTTCTGGCTCCAAGGGATGCAGTCAGGCGCACGCAACGCCTACGAGTGCATCGCCGCATTCTCCGCGACCGACTTCCGCGGGGACCTCGCCAAGGTCGACGTCCCGGCACTGGTGGTTCACGGCGACGACGACCAGGTCGTGCCCTTCGAGGTCGGCGGCCAACGGTCCGCCGCTGCGATCGCGGACTCGACGTTGCTCGTCTACCCCGGCGCACCGCACGGCGTGACCGACACCCACAGGGACCGGCTGAACGCGGACCTCCTCGCGTTCCTACAGCTGCCCTGA
- a CDS encoding helix-turn-helix transcriptional regulator yields the protein MLSAVHDRGAVVAVVGEAGIGKTALLRAASEAADADGFRVLRAAGAASERHLPFACLHQLLQPLLGAVDSLPDSQRDAILAAVGRLDSDVADQFIVGLAVGNLLRECADGRPILALAEDLHWMDPPSLEVLGFVSRRIEHDPIVVFASTRDETLGAFADVRPEMIELMGLDDETAGRLIDDRAPGLDPALRARLLSEARGNPLALTELAVAWSRLPPGTLISSWVPITTRLEAAFASQVDLLPDATRAVLLAAALNDGSSIAEAVAAGSRLGGASVSSGDLAPAVHAGLVRLGDDRLEFRHPLVRSAVRHVAGPEERAAAHGALAEVLTDEDRILSHRAVAAVAPDESIAMALEDGAMRAGRRGAAVVAVAALERAATLSVDEAAQGRRLVRAADFAGQIGQPDVVIRLLDEAEQLDLDEVDRARAAWRRQMLGGFLGGDLARVRTIVTTIERMATAGDVDGALDSLVTLSVAGWWVRFDSAMRAVVVDGAERLPVPPTDPRLLSVLGMTSPLDRGADVLDRLTAMDLDAVDEPLSLCLLGSVAGALGEYELSLSLLERSLPGLRRQGRLSNLSGALAAYGPSAWLLGFWDEASAVSTEAIRLAEQTERPANAATARVYAAAVAAGRGDPELAESLVARVESDIPLPTAPLLNLVTLVRALAALTDGRSEDCFELLRPIFTAQHLDELVLVSQAATSLWVEAGVQIGAVDEVHATIERVQHQVDRGRNPYLAGTVRFGQALTADDDRADEAFAAAAESDIHRWPFLHARLLLADGVRLRRRRRTAEARVPLRRAREMFDQLGAGPWSDRARTELRAAGESSGTAPRAAALDLTPQELEIARLAASGLTNREIGQRLYLSHRTVGTHLYHVFPKLGITSRSELGAALEA from the coding sequence GTGCTGAGCGCGGTTCACGACCGGGGTGCGGTCGTGGCGGTGGTGGGCGAGGCCGGGATCGGCAAGACGGCGCTGCTGCGGGCGGCCTCCGAAGCGGCAGACGCCGACGGATTCCGCGTCCTGCGCGCTGCGGGTGCGGCCTCGGAACGCCACTTGCCGTTCGCGTGCCTCCACCAACTGCTCCAACCGCTCCTCGGTGCGGTGGACTCGCTCCCCGATTCGCAGCGCGACGCGATCCTCGCCGCGGTCGGTCGACTCGACTCCGACGTGGCCGACCAGTTCATCGTGGGCCTGGCGGTCGGGAACCTGCTGCGCGAGTGCGCGGACGGTCGTCCGATCCTCGCCCTCGCCGAGGACCTCCACTGGATGGATCCGCCGTCGCTCGAGGTGCTCGGCTTCGTGTCGCGCCGCATCGAGCACGATCCGATCGTCGTGTTCGCGTCGACCCGCGACGAGACGCTCGGTGCGTTCGCCGACGTCCGGCCGGAGATGATCGAGCTGATGGGCCTCGACGACGAGACGGCGGGACGGCTGATCGACGATCGCGCGCCGGGCCTCGACCCGGCGCTGCGTGCCCGCCTCCTGTCTGAGGCCCGGGGAAACCCGTTGGCGCTGACCGAACTGGCGGTCGCGTGGAGCCGCCTGCCGCCCGGCACGTTGATCTCGTCCTGGGTGCCGATCACGACGCGGCTCGAAGCCGCCTTCGCCAGCCAGGTCGACCTGCTGCCGGACGCCACGAGGGCCGTGCTCCTCGCGGCCGCCCTCAACGACGGTTCGTCGATCGCCGAAGCGGTCGCTGCAGGATCACGGCTGGGGGGCGCATCGGTGTCGAGCGGAGATCTCGCCCCGGCTGTCCACGCCGGACTCGTCAGACTCGGCGACGACCGCCTGGAGTTCCGCCATCCGCTCGTCCGATCCGCGGTGCGTCACGTCGCTGGCCCCGAGGAGCGCGCGGCCGCACATGGGGCGCTCGCGGAGGTCCTGACCGACGAGGACCGCATCCTGTCCCACCGTGCCGTGGCTGCGGTCGCCCCCGACGAGTCGATCGCCATGGCGCTCGAGGACGGTGCGATGCGTGCGGGACGTCGGGGTGCCGCGGTCGTGGCGGTCGCCGCGCTGGAGCGGGCCGCAACGCTCAGCGTCGACGAAGCGGCGCAAGGCCGCCGTCTCGTCCGCGCCGCCGACTTCGCTGGACAGATCGGCCAGCCCGACGTGGTGATCCGCCTGCTCGACGAGGCAGAGCAGCTCGACCTCGATGAGGTCGACCGGGCGAGGGCCGCCTGGCGCCGTCAGATGCTGGGCGGGTTCCTCGGTGGCGATCTCGCCCGGGTCCGGACGATCGTCACGACGATCGAGCGCATGGCGACGGCAGGGGACGTCGATGGCGCGCTGGACTCCCTGGTCACGCTGTCGGTGGCCGGGTGGTGGGTGCGCTTCGACAGCGCCATGCGGGCGGTCGTGGTCGACGGTGCGGAGCGGCTCCCGGTCCCGCCGACGGACCCGCGCCTGCTCAGCGTGCTGGGGATGACGTCACCGCTCGATCGAGGCGCAGACGTACTCGACCGATTGACCGCCATGGACCTCGACGCGGTGGACGAACCTCTCAGCCTGTGCCTGCTCGGATCTGTCGCGGGGGCGCTGGGAGAGTACGAGCTGAGCCTGAGCCTGCTGGAGCGGTCCCTGCCCGGACTGCGCCGGCAGGGTCGGCTGTCGAACCTGTCCGGTGCCCTCGCTGCCTACGGACCGTCGGCGTGGCTGCTCGGGTTCTGGGACGAGGCGAGCGCGGTCTCGACCGAGGCGATCCGGCTCGCGGAGCAGACCGAGCGCCCGGCGAACGCGGCGACCGCCCGGGTCTACGCCGCAGCGGTCGCGGCAGGACGCGGTGACCCCGAGCTGGCCGAGTCGTTGGTCGCTCGTGTCGAGTCCGACATCCCGCTTCCCACTGCGCCGCTGCTGAACCTGGTCACGCTCGTCCGTGCCCTCGCCGCGCTCACCGACGGCCGTTCGGAGGACTGCTTCGAGCTGCTGCGGCCGATCTTCACCGCGCAGCACCTCGACGAACTGGTCCTGGTCTCGCAGGCCGCCACGTCGTTGTGGGTGGAGGCAGGCGTCCAGATCGGCGCGGTCGACGAGGTCCACGCGACGATCGAACGCGTCCAGCACCAGGTCGACCGGGGCCGGAACCCATACCTCGCCGGGACCGTGCGCTTCGGTCAGGCCCTCACTGCGGACGACGACCGGGCGGACGAGGCGTTCGCCGCTGCGGCGGAATCCGACATCCACCGCTGGCCGTTCCTCCACGCCCGGCTCCTGCTGGCCGACGGAGTGCGACTCCGTCGAAGGCGACGGACCGCCGAGGCCCGCGTGCCGCTGCGCCGGGCGAGGGAGATGTTCGACCAGCTCGGCGCCGGGCCGTGGTCCGATCGTGCCCGGACAGAGCTGCGCGCCGCGGGCGAGTCGAGCGGGACGGCGCCACGGGCCGCTGCGCTCGACCTGACACCCCAGGAGCTGGAGATCGCACGCCTGGCCGCTTCGGGTCTGACGAACCGCGAGATCGGGCAACGTCTGTACCTCTCCCACCGCACGGTCGGGACGCACCTCTATCACGTCTTCCCGAAGCTGGGGATCACGTCACGTTCGGAGCTCGGCGCCGCGCTCGAGGCGTGA
- a CDS encoding MFS transporter — MTTPDTGSGPAPAIAERSPDRAPAVLGTLILVAAVANLPLAVANVALPDIGKHFDASQTQLNMVAVGYSLGLAATVLWLGALGDRYGRKQMLLAGVVISLPACLLAAWAPSVEVLVAARVLGGVAAGMAYPTTLALITALWAGNGRTRAIALWSAIGGAVSALGPLLSGVFLERWWWGSVFLVTLPLIIVAIPAIWRVVPAHVNETNERVDNLGGVLSVVMVGAIIVAINFVVVPDKQTTALIVGALGLVVVVAFVIRQRRAANPLYDLHVAARPIFWVAAVAGIIVFGSLMGAMFIGQQFLQNVLGYSTIDSGFAVLPAAVLMVLCAPRSAKLVESKGARFTLLFGYVFVLAGFLFMLLVWSETSPYWHVGLAYALVGAGVGFAGTPASHSLTGAVPVTRAGMASGTADLQRDLGGAIMQSILGALLTAGYATAFSSLIAGSPEADEVSTQVQGELTKSFSSAANTATHYPQYSQQIIDAARDSFVKGQDWAYTAGIVAVLLGAAIVFVCFPRREREAELLAEYAAESGKLAGATSDA; from the coding sequence ATGACGACGCCAGACACCGGATCGGGCCCCGCCCCCGCGATCGCCGAGCGGTCCCCCGACCGCGCCCCGGCGGTGCTCGGCACGCTGATCCTCGTCGCCGCGGTGGCCAACCTGCCCCTGGCGGTGGCCAACGTCGCGCTGCCCGACATCGGCAAGCACTTCGACGCCTCGCAGACCCAACTCAACATGGTCGCCGTCGGCTACTCCCTCGGCCTGGCGGCCACCGTGCTGTGGCTGGGCGCGCTGGGTGACCGCTACGGCCGCAAGCAGATGCTCCTCGCCGGCGTCGTGATCTCGCTCCCGGCCTGTCTCCTGGCGGCCTGGGCCCCGTCGGTCGAGGTGCTGGTCGCGGCCCGGGTCCTGGGCGGCGTCGCCGCCGGCATGGCGTACCCGACGACCCTCGCGCTGATCACGGCGCTCTGGGCCGGCAACGGACGGACCCGCGCCATCGCACTGTGGTCGGCGATCGGTGGCGCCGTGTCGGCGCTCGGTCCCCTGCTGTCGGGCGTGTTCCTCGAGCGGTGGTGGTGGGGCTCGGTGTTCCTCGTGACGCTGCCGCTGATCATCGTCGCCATCCCCGCGATCTGGCGGGTCGTCCCGGCGCACGTCAACGAGACGAACGAGCGCGTCGACAACCTGGGTGGCGTCCTGTCGGTGGTGATGGTCGGGGCGATCATCGTGGCCATCAACTTCGTCGTCGTGCCCGACAAGCAGACGACCGCCCTGATCGTCGGCGCGCTCGGCCTCGTGGTCGTGGTCGCGTTCGTCATCCGCCAGCGCCGCGCCGCCAACCCCCTCTACGACCTGCACGTCGCGGCCCGGCCGATCTTCTGGGTGGCCGCCGTGGCCGGCATCATCGTGTTCGGCTCGCTGATGGGGGCCATGTTCATCGGCCAGCAGTTCCTGCAGAACGTGCTCGGCTACTCCACCATCGACTCCGGGTTCGCCGTCCTGCCCGCAGCCGTGCTGATGGTTCTCTGCGCTCCCCGCTCCGCGAAGCTCGTCGAGTCGAAGGGCGCCCGGTTCACGCTGCTGTTCGGCTACGTGTTCGTCCTGGCCGGGTTCCTGTTCATGCTGCTGGTGTGGAGCGAGACGTCGCCCTACTGGCACGTCGGGCTGGCCTACGCCCTCGTCGGCGCAGGGGTCGGCTTCGCCGGCACCCCGGCGTCGCACTCGCTGACCGGCGCGGTGCCGGTCACGCGGGCCGGCATGGCATCGGGCACCGCGGACCTCCAGCGCGACCTGGGCGGCGCCATCATGCAGTCGATCCTCGGCGCCCTCCTGACCGCGGGGTACGCCACGGCGTTCAGCTCGCTCATCGCCGGGTCGCCCGAGGCGGACGAGGTCAGCACGCAGGTCCAGGGCGAGCTCACGAAGTCGTTCTCGAGCGCCGCCAACACCGCGACGCACTACCCGCAGTACTCCCAGCAGATCATCGACGCGGCTCGGGACTCGTTCGTGAAGGGCCAGGACTGGGCCTACACGGCCGGCATCGTGGCGGTGCTGCTCGGTGCCGCGATCGTGTTCGTGTGCTTCCCGCGCCGCGAGCGCGAGGCGGAGCTGCTGGCGGAGTACGCCGCCGAGAGCGGCAAGCTGGCGGGCGCGACGTCCGACGCCTGA